One Streptomyces sp. RPA4-2 genomic window carries:
- the xylB gene encoding xylulokinase: protein MSAAEGPLVVGVDTSTQSTKALVVDASTGRVVASGQAPHTVSTGAGRESDPRQWWDALREALHQCGDAAHEAAAVSIGGQQHGLVTLDAQGDPVRPALLWNDVRSAPQARRLIDELGGPKAWAERTGTVPGPSITVTKWAWLAENEPDAVRATAAVRLPHDYLTERLTGEATTDRGDASGTGWWASGSEAYDEEVLAHIGLDPALLPRVVRPGEVAGTVHAHDELPFSRGTLVAAGTGDNAAAALGLGLRPGTAVLSLGTSGTVYAISTRRPADPTGTVAGFADARGDWLPLACTLNCTLAVDRIAALLGLDREAVEPGAGVTLLPYLDGERTPDLPHASGLLHGLRHDTTGGQLLQAAYDGAVHSLLGALDLVLDADADRSAPLLLIGGGARGTAWQQTVRRLSGRPVQVPEARELVALGAAAQAAGLLTGEDPAAVARRWGTAHGPVLDAVERDEETLARIAGVLSDAAPLLERESNRN, encoded by the coding sequence ATGTCAGCAGCCGAGGGTCCGCTCGTCGTCGGGGTGGACACATCCACCCAGTCCACCAAGGCCCTGGTCGTCGACGCATCGACCGGACGGGTGGTGGCGAGCGGGCAGGCGCCGCACACGGTCTCTACCGGAGCGGGCCGCGAGAGCGATCCGCGGCAGTGGTGGGACGCGCTCCGCGAAGCACTGCACCAATGCGGTGACGCCGCCCACGAGGCCGCGGCGGTCTCGATCGGCGGCCAGCAGCACGGGCTCGTCACCCTGGACGCCCAGGGCGATCCGGTACGCCCGGCACTGCTGTGGAACGACGTGCGCTCGGCGCCCCAGGCCCGCCGGCTGATCGACGAGCTGGGCGGCCCGAAGGCCTGGGCCGAGCGCACCGGAACCGTGCCCGGCCCCTCCATCACGGTCACGAAGTGGGCCTGGCTGGCCGAGAACGAACCGGACGCCGTCCGCGCCACCGCCGCCGTACGGCTGCCGCACGACTACCTCACCGAACGCCTCACCGGAGAGGCCACGACCGACCGTGGCGACGCCTCAGGCACGGGCTGGTGGGCGTCCGGGTCCGAGGCGTACGACGAGGAGGTCCTCGCGCACATCGGCCTCGACCCCGCCCTGCTCCCCCGCGTCGTCCGGCCGGGCGAGGTGGCGGGAACCGTGCACGCCCACGACGAGCTGCCCTTTTCCAGGGGCACGCTGGTCGCCGCCGGCACCGGTGACAACGCGGCCGCCGCACTCGGCCTCGGGCTGCGACCTGGTACCGCGGTGCTGAGTCTCGGCACCTCGGGCACCGTGTACGCCATCTCGACGCGGCGCCCCGCGGATCCGACGGGTACCGTCGCGGGCTTCGCCGACGCGCGCGGCGACTGGCTTCCGCTGGCCTGTACCCTGAACTGCACCCTCGCCGTCGACCGCATCGCCGCCCTGCTGGGGCTCGACCGCGAGGCCGTGGAACCCGGCGCGGGCGTGACCCTGCTCCCCTACCTCGACGGCGAGCGCACCCCCGACCTGCCGCACGCCTCGGGCCTCCTGCACGGGCTGCGGCACGACACGACGGGCGGGCAGCTCCTCCAGGCGGCGTACGACGGCGCGGTCCACTCGCTGCTCGGCGCCCTGGACCTGGTGCTCGACGCGGACGCCGATCGTTCCGCACCGCTGCTTCTCATCGGCGGGGGTGCCCGGGGCACGGCCTGGCAGCAGACGGTACGCCGGCTGTCGGGACGTCCGGTCCAGGTGCCCGAGGCCAGGGAACTGGTCGCGCTGGGCGCCGCCGCGCAGGCCGCGGGTCTGTTGACCGGCGAGGATCCGGCCGCGGTCGCCCGGCGCTGGGGTACGGCCCACGGCCCGGTGCTCGATGCCGTGGAACGGGACGAGGAGACACTCGCGAGGATCGCCGGGGTACTCTCCGACGCGGCCCCGCTGCTGGAACGGGAGTCGAACAGGAACTGA
- a CDS encoding ROK family transcriptional regulator: protein MSSPLHEAHPAGSGRRLPDTQQGMRRRNLSRVMHTVRAEGPLSRAAVASHIGLTRAAVSTLVDELIRTGLLEELGPERPGRVGRPGSALAVSGHGPAGIGAEVGVDHLAACAVDLRGDVRARAVRHGTNRGRPPGPVIRELTALVRQVVAEAEREGLWPAGLAVAVPGLVARDARTVVRAPNLDWHDTDLGALLPAELPLTVDNEANFGGLAELWLGEATARDFLHVSAEIGIGAALLVDGHLLRGTRGFAGELGHVPVRPDGPECPCGGRGCLEQYAGEEAVLRAAGLEPGGDRVGVLAERAAQGDEEVRRALRDAGTALGIALTGAVNLLDPETVVLGGGLSGLAPWLLPSLEDELARRTAGPACAVAVSRLGPQGPLLGAAHSAVRAVLDDPSSVAGRS, encoded by the coding sequence ATGAGCTCACCGCTGCACGAGGCCCACCCGGCCGGTTCCGGCCGTCGGCTGCCCGACACCCAGCAAGGCATGCGCCGTCGCAACCTCTCCCGGGTCATGCACACCGTGAGAGCCGAGGGGCCGCTGTCGCGTGCCGCCGTCGCCTCGCACATCGGTCTGACCCGGGCGGCCGTCTCCACGCTGGTCGACGAGCTGATCCGTACCGGACTCCTCGAAGAACTCGGCCCCGAGCGTCCCGGCCGGGTGGGGCGCCCCGGCTCGGCCCTCGCGGTCAGCGGACACGGACCCGCCGGGATCGGCGCCGAGGTGGGCGTTGACCATCTGGCGGCGTGCGCGGTCGATCTGCGCGGAGACGTACGGGCCCGTGCGGTGCGGCACGGCACGAACCGCGGTCGTCCCCCCGGCCCCGTGATCAGGGAGCTGACCGCGCTGGTCCGTCAGGTCGTCGCCGAGGCCGAGCGTGAGGGACTGTGGCCCGCGGGCCTCGCGGTCGCCGTGCCCGGCCTGGTGGCACGCGACGCCCGGACCGTGGTCCGCGCCCCCAACCTCGACTGGCACGACACGGACCTCGGAGCGCTGCTGCCCGCCGAACTGCCGCTGACCGTGGACAACGAGGCCAACTTCGGCGGCCTCGCAGAACTCTGGCTCGGCGAGGCGACCGCCCGCGACTTCCTGCATGTGTCGGCGGAGATCGGTATCGGCGCGGCGCTGCTCGTGGACGGGCACCTGCTGCGCGGGACACGCGGTTTCGCGGGCGAGCTGGGCCATGTCCCGGTGCGTCCGGACGGGCCGGAGTGTCCGTGCGGCGGACGAGGATGCCTCGAGCAGTACGCGGGTGAGGAGGCCGTCCTGCGCGCGGCCGGTCTGGAACCGGGCGGCGACCGCGTCGGGGTACTGGCCGAGCGTGCCGCCCAGGGCGACGAAGAGGTTCGACGTGCCCTGCGCGACGCCGGAACGGCGCTCGGCATCGCGCTGACCGGGGCGGTCAACCTGCTCGACCCGGAGACCGTCGTGCTGGGCGGAGGGCTGTCCGGCCTCGCGCCGTGGCTGCTGCCTTCGCTGGAGGACGAGTTGGCGCGACGCACGGCGGGACCCGCCTGTGCCGTGGCCGTCTCGCGGCTGGGTCCGCAAGGGCCGCTGCTGGGGGCCGCCCACTCGGCGGTGCGGGCCGTGCTCGACGATCCGTCGTCGGTCGCGGGGCGGTCGTAG
- a CDS encoding APC family permease — MSGETVPGLRRDAIGLREVLFQSVTAMAPAAAVAASIPSGAAFAGGSLPLSVLIALVACLFTASCVAELARQLPSAGSVSTYAAQGLHPAVGFLVGWGYVFVEALVPPLLLLQLGFTTAGTLHQEWSSYPDDLWWPWSLAGAAVIAVAGYFGVRASARFGTVLGVFEVLVFLVFAIWLIVKAGGDNTLSVFGTSHTAEGYEGISGVFAGSVYTVLAFAGFEAAAPLAEETKDPRRTMHRAVLGAALAIGLVYVLTTYAMAVYVGPDRFTGFSASGAASWEGVARASFGLFWVLVFLAVVNSTIANANACATVSTRTAFALGRIKVFPELFARLHPRHRSPVAGVAVQCAVAIAAMLGLGFAYDPVTAFLLLATVIVTVVIGVYIVVNLACAGYFLRRRRELFRPVRHLLFPLLGIVAFVPALLTAAGLPVFDFVSELTAPVSYAGPVVGVWMMTGVVVLIVLSRRHPGRIAETARVHLDETSSPDPRQSGATQP; from the coding sequence ATGTCGGGGGAGACGGTTCCGGGACTGCGGCGCGACGCCATCGGGCTGCGCGAGGTCCTGTTCCAGAGTGTCACGGCCATGGCGCCGGCCGCTGCGGTCGCCGCGTCCATTCCGTCGGGCGCGGCGTTCGCGGGCGGCAGCCTGCCGCTGTCCGTACTGATCGCGCTCGTCGCGTGCCTGTTCACCGCGTCGTGTGTGGCCGAGCTCGCGCGGCAACTGCCCTCCGCGGGCTCGGTGTCCACGTACGCGGCGCAGGGACTGCACCCGGCCGTGGGGTTTCTGGTCGGCTGGGGCTATGTGTTCGTCGAAGCCCTGGTGCCCCCGCTGCTGCTTCTGCAGCTCGGGTTCACCACGGCGGGCACGCTGCACCAGGAGTGGTCCTCGTACCCCGACGACCTGTGGTGGCCGTGGTCGCTCGCCGGAGCCGCGGTCATCGCGGTGGCGGGCTACTTCGGAGTGCGTGCCTCGGCCCGCTTCGGGACCGTTCTCGGTGTCTTCGAGGTGCTGGTCTTCCTCGTCTTCGCCATCTGGCTGATCGTCAAGGCGGGCGGTGACAACACCCTGTCGGTGTTCGGGACGTCGCACACCGCCGAGGGGTACGAAGGCATCAGCGGCGTGTTCGCGGGATCGGTCTACACCGTGCTGGCCTTCGCGGGGTTCGAGGCGGCGGCCCCGCTCGCCGAGGAGACGAAAGATCCGCGCCGGACGATGCACCGCGCGGTCCTCGGTGCGGCGCTGGCGATCGGTCTTGTCTACGTCCTCACCACCTACGCCATGGCCGTGTACGTCGGCCCGGACCGATTCACGGGGTTCTCAGCCTCCGGAGCCGCGTCCTGGGAGGGCGTGGCCCGCGCCTCGTTCGGGCTGTTCTGGGTGCTCGTGTTCCTGGCCGTGGTCAACTCCACCATCGCCAACGCCAACGCCTGCGCGACCGTCTCCACCCGGACGGCCTTCGCCCTGGGCCGGATCAAGGTCTTCCCGGAGTTGTTCGCACGCTTGCATCCCCGGCACCGCTCCCCCGTCGCCGGAGTCGCCGTACAGTGCGCCGTGGCGATCGCGGCCATGCTCGGGCTCGGTTTCGCCTACGACCCGGTGACGGCCTTCCTGCTGCTCGCGACGGTGATCGTCACGGTCGTGATCGGTGTGTACATCGTGGTGAATCTCGCCTGCGCGGGCTACTTCCTGCGTCGCAGACGTGAGTTGTTCCGTCCCGTACGGCATCTGCTGTTCCCGCTGCTGGGCATCGTGGCCTTCGTCCCGGCCCTGTTGACCGCCGCGGGTCTGCCCGTCTTCGACTTCGTCTCCGAGCTGACCGCGCCCGTGTCGTACGCGGGACCGGTCGTCGGGGTGTGGATGATGACCGGGGTCGTGGTGCTGATCGTCCTCTCGCGCCGGCACCCCGGGCGCATAGCCGAGACCGCCCGTGTCCACCTCGACGAGACCTCGTCCCCCGATCCCCGGCAGAGCGGAGCCACACAGCCATGA
- a CDS encoding acetamidase/formamidase family protein, with protein sequence MSDPHILTVRPEPGEYAWTFGGAPPVARVAPGTILDLYTEDCFAGRVRSEKDLVSEVCEFPFLNPQTGPFHVEGAEPGDTVAVHFVSIEPARDWAASTTVPLFGALTSTHTTATLQPALPETVWIWQLDRERRTALFRARDSDIRIELPMDPMHGTVGVAPANLEVRSALVPDAHGGNMDTPEMRAGVTCFLGVNVEGALLSLGDGHARQGEGETCGVAVECAMNTVVIVELLKGVATPWPRIESDTHIISTGSARPLEDAFRISQLDLVQWLVRDYGFSELDAYQFATQAVESPLANVCDTNYTCVAKLRKEWLPARETHRGLHARLRETAAALRL encoded by the coding sequence ATGAGCGACCCTCACATCCTGACCGTACGGCCCGAACCCGGCGAGTACGCGTGGACGTTCGGCGGAGCGCCGCCGGTGGCGCGCGTCGCGCCGGGCACCATCCTCGATCTGTACACGGAGGACTGCTTCGCCGGACGGGTGCGCTCCGAGAAGGACCTGGTGTCCGAGGTGTGCGAGTTCCCGTTCCTCAATCCGCAGACCGGCCCCTTCCACGTGGAGGGCGCGGAGCCGGGCGACACCGTCGCGGTGCACTTCGTGTCGATCGAGCCGGCCCGCGACTGGGCGGCCTCGACGACGGTCCCGCTGTTCGGCGCGCTCACGTCCACGCACACCACGGCCACGCTGCAGCCGGCGCTGCCGGAGACGGTGTGGATCTGGCAGCTCGACCGGGAGCGGCGTACCGCCCTGTTCCGCGCGCGGGACAGCGACATCCGGATCGAGCTGCCCATGGATCCGATGCACGGCACCGTCGGGGTGGCGCCGGCGAATCTGGAGGTGCGCTCGGCGCTGGTGCCGGACGCCCACGGCGGGAACATGGACACGCCGGAGATGCGGGCCGGCGTCACCTGCTTTCTCGGGGTGAACGTCGAGGGGGCCCTGTTGAGCCTCGGTGACGGGCACGCGCGGCAGGGCGAGGGCGAGACGTGTGGCGTGGCGGTCGAGTGTGCGATGAACACGGTGGTGATCGTCGAGCTGCTCAAGGGAGTCGCCACCCCCTGGCCGCGCATCGAGTCCGACACGCACATCATCTCGACCGGTTCGGCACGCCCGTTGGAGGACGCGTTCCGCATCTCCCAGCTCGACCTGGTGCAGTGGCTGGTGCGTGACTACGGGTTCAGCGAACTGGACGCGTACCAGTTCGCGACCCAGGCGGTCGAATCGCCGCTCGCCAATGTCTGCGACACCAACTACACCTGCGTCGCGAAGCTCCGCAAGGAGTGGTTGCCCGCGCGCGAGACGCATCGTGGTCTGCACGCGCGGTTGCGCGAGACAGCCGCGGCGCTGCGCCTCTGA
- a CDS encoding GAF domain-containing protein, whose translation MTDPWVALEPGADPVERVRTLRRAHEAFTEAGTVPRPVRSVVAESWRRSARAGVVPDGTATVELTDGDLGSYRAEHPLAAVMPLFRELMGTFAADGKHLLAVCDAQGRLLWVEGHPTTRRQAGRMNFVPGARWSETAVGTNAPGTAVAVDRPVQVFAAEHFIRRVQPWTCAAAPVHDPRTGRVLGAIDITGGDGLAHPHSLGFVQAVARAAESQLALFAPPRTAADTVELTALGRDEAQLVAGGRKVGLSRRHSEILVLLSRHPEGLTGDELLCALYEDESVTPVTLRAELTRLRRLLDSGLLASRPYRLTAPVESDVAVVERRLGSGAITGAMTAYAGPLLPGSVAPAVVRLRRRLADGLRTALIARRDPDLLADWARAPWGEDDLDVWRALAAVRPTAAVRSRLDEVESEQAAPAGWMPPRPGGRGHVHTSATSSQRPRF comes from the coding sequence ATGACCGATCCATGGGTTGCCCTGGAACCGGGTGCCGATCCCGTCGAACGAGTGCGGACCCTGCGCCGGGCGCACGAGGCGTTCACCGAGGCGGGCACGGTGCCCCGTCCGGTGCGTTCCGTGGTGGCCGAGTCGTGGCGGCGCTCGGCGCGGGCAGGTGTCGTACCCGACGGGACCGCGACGGTGGAGCTGACGGACGGGGATCTGGGTTCCTACCGGGCGGAGCATCCGCTGGCCGCGGTGATGCCGCTCTTCCGCGAGCTCATGGGGACGTTCGCGGCGGACGGCAAGCATCTTCTCGCGGTCTGTGACGCGCAGGGCAGGCTGTTGTGGGTCGAAGGCCATCCGACGACCCGACGCCAGGCGGGACGGATGAACTTCGTACCGGGCGCCCGATGGTCGGAGACGGCCGTCGGTACGAACGCGCCGGGGACCGCGGTCGCTGTGGACCGTCCGGTGCAGGTCTTCGCGGCCGAGCACTTCATACGGCGCGTCCAGCCGTGGACGTGTGCGGCGGCTCCGGTGCACGACCCGCGCACCGGCCGGGTGCTCGGTGCGATCGACATCACCGGCGGGGACGGACTCGCGCATCCGCACAGCCTCGGTTTCGTGCAGGCGGTGGCGCGTGCGGCGGAGTCCCAGTTGGCATTGTTCGCACCACCGAGAACGGCGGCGGACACGGTCGAGCTGACCGCGCTCGGCCGTGACGAGGCTCAACTGGTCGCGGGAGGGCGCAAGGTCGGGCTGAGCCGCAGACACAGCGAGATCCTGGTGCTGCTCTCCAGGCACCCGGAGGGCCTGACGGGCGACGAGTTGCTGTGCGCGCTGTACGAGGACGAGTCGGTGACGCCGGTGACGCTGCGCGCCGAACTGACCCGCCTGCGCCGTCTGCTGGATTCCGGCCTGCTGGCCTCGCGCCCCTACCGGCTCACGGCGCCGGTCGAGTCGGACGTCGCCGTCGTGGAGCGTCGGCTCGGCTCGGGCGCGATCACGGGGGCCATGACGGCGTACGCCGGTCCACTGCTCCCGGGTTCGGTGGCCCCGGCCGTCGTGCGCCTGCGGCGCCGGCTCGCCGACGGACTGCGTACGGCGCTCATCGCGCGCCGCGACCCCGACCTGCTGGCGGACTGGGCACGCGCCCCGTGGGGCGAGGACGATCTCGACGTCTGGCGAGCGCTGGCCGCCGTACGACCGACGGCCGCGGTACGCTCCCGGCTCGACGAGGTGGAGTCCGAACAGGCCGCACCCGCGGGATGGATGCCCCCGAGGCCCGGCGGACGAGGCCATGTGCACACGTCCGCAACGTCGTCGCAACGTCCGCGTTTCTAG
- a CDS encoding aldehyde dehydrogenase family protein gives MTRYAAPGTEGAIVSYQARYDHFIGGEYVPPARGQYFENPSPVNGQPFTEVARGTAEDVERALDAAHAAAPGWGRTSVAARGDILLKIADRMEANLEKLAVAESWENGKPVRETLAADIPLAIDHFRYFAGAIRAQEGSLGEVDDDTVAYHFHEPLGVVAQIIPWNFPILMAVWKLAPALAAGNAVVIKPAEQTPASIHYWMSLIADLLPPGVVNIVNGFGVEAGKPLASSPRVAKVAFTGETTTGRLIMQYASENIKPVTLELGGKSPNIFFDDVWSQNDDFRDKALEGFTMFALNQGEVCTCPSRALVQRGNYGEFMEAAVARTELIKPGHPLDTDTMIGAQASNDQLEKILSYLDIGRQEGATIRTGGERVEYDGELKGGYYVQPTIFEGDNRMRIFQEEIFGPVVSVTSFDDFDDAIKIANDTLYGLGAGVWTRDINTAYRAGRAIQAGRVWTNCYHAYPAHAAFGGYKQSGIGRETHKMMLEHYQQTKNLLVSYSPKKLGFF, from the coding sequence ATGACCCGTTACGCGGCGCCCGGCACCGAGGGCGCGATCGTCTCCTACCAGGCGCGTTACGACCACTTCATCGGCGGCGAGTACGTGCCGCCGGCTCGCGGGCAGTATTTCGAGAACCCGAGTCCGGTGAACGGGCAGCCGTTCACGGAGGTGGCGCGGGGTACCGCCGAGGACGTGGAGCGCGCCCTGGACGCCGCGCACGCGGCGGCGCCCGGCTGGGGCCGGACCTCCGTCGCGGCACGCGGCGACATCCTGCTCAAGATCGCCGACCGGATGGAAGCGAACCTGGAGAAGCTGGCGGTCGCCGAGAGCTGGGAGAACGGCAAGCCGGTCCGTGAGACCCTGGCCGCCGACATCCCGCTCGCCATCGACCACTTCCGGTACTTCGCGGGGGCGATCCGCGCCCAGGAGGGCTCGCTCGGCGAGGTCGACGACGACACCGTCGCGTACCACTTCCACGAGCCGCTCGGTGTCGTCGCGCAGATCATCCCCTGGAACTTCCCCATCCTGATGGCGGTCTGGAAGCTCGCGCCGGCGCTGGCGGCGGGCAACGCGGTCGTCATCAAGCCCGCCGAACAGACCCCGGCGTCCATCCACTACTGGATGAGTCTGATCGCGGATCTGCTGCCGCCGGGCGTCGTGAACATCGTCAACGGCTTCGGTGTGGAGGCGGGCAAGCCCCTCGCTTCCAGTCCGCGGGTGGCGAAGGTGGCGTTCACCGGCGAGACCACGACGGGCCGGCTGATCATGCAGTACGCCTCCGAGAACATCAAGCCGGTCACGTTGGAGCTGGGCGGCAAGTCGCCGAACATCTTCTTCGACGACGTCTGGTCCCAGAACGACGACTTCCGGGACAAGGCGCTCGAAGGCTTCACGATGTTCGCGCTCAACCAGGGCGAGGTGTGCACCTGTCCGTCGCGCGCGCTCGTACAGCGCGGGAACTACGGCGAGTTCATGGAGGCGGCGGTCGCCCGCACCGAGCTGATCAAGCCGGGGCACCCGCTCGACACCGACACGATGATCGGCGCGCAGGCCTCCAACGACCAGTTGGAGAAGATCCTCTCCTACCTGGACATCGGCCGACAGGAGGGCGCCACGATCCGCACCGGTGGCGAACGCGTCGAGTACGACGGTGAGTTGAAGGGCGGCTATTACGTCCAGCCGACCATCTTCGAGGGCGACAACCGTATGCGGATCTTCCAGGAGGAGATCTTCGGCCCGGTCGTCTCGGTCACGTCGTTCGACGACTTCGACGACGCCATCAAGATCGCCAACGACACCCTGTACGGCCTCGGGGCCGGCGTGTGGACACGCGACATCAACACCGCCTATCGCGCGGGCCGCGCGATCCAGGCGGGCCGGGTGTGGACGAACTGCTACCACGCCTACCCCGCGCACGCGGCGTTCGGCGGCTACAAGCAGTCCGGCATCGGCCGGGAGACGCACAAGATGATGCTGGAGCACTACCAGCAGACGAAGAACCTCCTGGTGTCGTACTCGCCGAAGAAGCTGGGCTTCTTCTAG
- a CDS encoding FKBP-type peptidyl-prolyl cis-trans isomerase gives MSEPTKPEVDVPEGDAPTELIIRDLVVGVGAEVKPGMVVRVHYVGVTFESGKEFDASWDRGQPFKFALGSGKAIKGWDRGVRGMKVGGRREIIVPPRLGYGNQSPSPLIPAGSTLVFVVDLLDAYSSTTGWSNA, from the coding sequence ATGAGTGAACCGACGAAGCCCGAGGTCGACGTCCCGGAGGGTGACGCTCCTACCGAGCTGATCATCCGGGACCTGGTCGTCGGGGTCGGGGCTGAGGTGAAGCCGGGCATGGTGGTCAGGGTCCACTATGTCGGGGTGACCTTCGAGTCCGGTAAGGAGTTCGATGCCTCCTGGGACCGGGGCCAGCCGTTCAAGTTCGCCCTGGGCAGCGGCAAGGCCATCAAGGGCTGGGACCGGGGGGTGAGGGGGATGAAGGTCGGCGGCCGGCGCGAGATCATCGTTCCCCCGCGTCTCGGCTACGGCAATCAGTCGCCCTCGCCGTTGATCCCGGCGGGCTCGACCCTGGTCTTCGTGGTGGACTTGCTGGACGCGTATTCCAGCACAACCGGGTGGAGCAACGCCTAG
- a CDS encoding metallophosphoesterase: MSDSSRDTARGAGWGSPEPGDYRGLMPARVEKLSWLDPRTMWPARNGVLASWFGDPTGRTRARWVEQRRNAGAPADAVVRRDDPDRFSFMVIGDTGEGDEPQYAVVPGFLKASQGSSFAVLASDVIYPVGSLDDYGTKFHRPYRDYQAPIYAVPGNHDWYEDLHGFMRVFCDAPALAPEVESRRTARERLRSLLWHKPNKGEGQRLEEARQLRSEPAQQAVQPGPYWAVDAGPVRIIGIDTGLLGTLDAEQGRWLREVSAGDTPKILITGSPLYVDGEHHPCGIEGGGTVDDIVRDPAHHYVAAIGGDIHNYQRYPVRVGDRTLQYVVAGGGGAFMHATHTIPRVSVAGVTEADFRCYPLRGDSLAFYSGLYGRRLWLRRLFTLTEEQSMAVMAERLGIPPIRSAGTPVRVTWRHRLVATLLGAGRRPDRASRWRLPVRKTYTEVFSPGSATYSPPFFKSFLRLDVTPSSVRLRCFAATGNREQEIDPPVEDEVVIPLTGVSVKRSGRSPARDASSARDASSARGASS; encoded by the coding sequence ATGTCCGACTCTTCACGCGACACCGCCCGGGGCGCCGGCTGGGGCAGCCCGGAACCCGGTGACTACAGAGGCCTGATGCCCGCCCGCGTCGAGAAGCTCTCGTGGCTCGACCCCAGGACGATGTGGCCCGCACGCAACGGCGTGCTGGCCTCGTGGTTCGGGGACCCCACGGGCCGTACCCGTGCCCGGTGGGTGGAGCAGCGCAGGAACGCGGGCGCGCCCGCCGACGCGGTGGTGCGGCGCGACGATCCCGACCGTTTCTCCTTCATGGTCATCGGGGACACCGGCGAGGGTGACGAACCTCAATACGCCGTGGTCCCCGGTTTCCTGAAGGCCAGTCAGGGGTCGAGTTTCGCGGTCCTCGCCAGTGACGTGATCTATCCGGTCGGCAGTCTCGACGACTACGGAACGAAGTTCCACCGGCCGTACCGCGACTACCAGGCCCCCATCTACGCCGTACCCGGCAACCACGACTGGTACGAGGATCTCCACGGGTTCATGCGGGTCTTCTGTGACGCGCCGGCCCTCGCGCCGGAAGTCGAATCGCGGCGTACGGCACGGGAGCGGCTGCGTTCGCTGCTGTGGCACAAGCCGAACAAGGGGGAGGGGCAACGGCTCGAAGAGGCGCGGCAGTTGCGGTCGGAGCCGGCCCAACAGGCGGTCCAGCCGGGGCCGTACTGGGCTGTCGACGCCGGTCCGGTGCGGATCATAGGCATCGACACCGGCCTCCTCGGCACGCTCGACGCCGAGCAGGGGCGCTGGCTGCGGGAAGTGTCCGCGGGCGACACCCCCAAGATCCTGATCACCGGTTCCCCCCTGTACGTGGACGGGGAGCACCACCCGTGCGGGATCGAGGGCGGCGGCACCGTCGACGACATCGTGCGCGACCCCGCGCATCACTACGTCGCGGCGATAGGGGGCGACATCCACAACTACCAGCGCTATCCCGTACGGGTCGGCGACCGCACCCTGCAGTACGTGGTCGCGGGTGGCGGTGGGGCATTCATGCACGCCACGCACACGATCCCGCGCGTCTCCGTCGCCGGGGTCACCGAGGCGGACTTCCGGTGCTACCCGCTCCGCGGCGACTCGCTGGCCTTCTACAGCGGGCTCTACGGGCGCCGGCTGTGGCTGCGCCGCTTGTTCACCCTGACCGAGGAGCAGTCCATGGCCGTCATGGCGGAGCGGCTCGGTATTCCGCCGATCCGATCCGCGGGGACCCCGGTCCGGGTCACCTGGCGGCATCGGCTGGTCGCGACGCTGCTGGGCGCGGGCAGGCGGCCCGACCGCGCCTCGCGCTGGCGTCTCCCGGTGCGCAAGACGTACACCGAGGTCTTCTCCCCGGGTTCGGCGACCTACAGTCCGCCGTTCTTCAAGTCGTTCCTGCGTCTGGACGTCACCCCGTCCTCGGTCCGGTTGCGCTGCTTCGCCGCCACCGGCAACCGGGAGCAGGAGATCGACCCGCCGGTCGAGGACGAGGTGGTCATCCCGCTGACGGGCGTGTCCGTGAAGCGGTCGGGGCGTTCCCCGGCTCGGGACGCGTCGTCGGCTCGGGACGCGTCGTCGGCTCGGGGCGCGTCGTCATGA